One Triticum dicoccoides isolate Atlit2015 ecotype Zavitan chromosome 3B, WEW_v2.0, whole genome shotgun sequence genomic window, GTCCTCGCCCGCGCGTAGATAGCCCGCGGGAGAGTCGAGATCCTCAGGTTTCCATCTCCCTCCATTCCCAGGTGAGTCCGAATTCTCGCTACGCTCGCTGAATATGACATGCCCATGCGTGGTTAGTGATTTCTCTTATCAGGACATAAGTCCCGCGTTTAGCTTTCTTGCGACCCAATTGCCCGGTAATGCTGTAAGAAGCATCGATCGTTTCGTTTTCCTGCGTTTCTTCGCATTTGTTGAACATGTTATTAGTTTGGGAAGCCGAATGTATCGCTGATTCGATTCGATTCGATCGACTTGTGCATGCCTTGACCTAAGTCAGTGTTTATTTGCGGAAGGAAGAGATCAAGAGGGAACGATTCCTGGTGGTCGTCGTCACGAACGTGTTTGCAGAAGGAAAAAGGGGAGTTCCGAGACGTGCTTCCCATATCATCTTCCAAATGTTCTATCCTAGTATTTGGGTATTTTCCGCCAGACCTAGGATTGCTCTTCTCTTCTTCTGTCGAAATGATTTGTTTTTTTGTCTCTAGATATATAAGTAGTTAGCTACAACTACGTCTATACTGTAGCACATTTTAAAAGGCAGTACACGCGGTTATCCGGCCAGCACTGCGCTGTCGTTCAAACCAAAACCATCAGTCCATTGCACCGGGTCTCCAGTCTGCTTCACAGATTATAATATCATGCTGGCGTGACATTGTACTACTGAATCACAGCTTAATTACTGTCTCCAACCCATCGATAACGACATTCGCTGACCATGTACTACTTCCTTTGTTGATTCCAGGCAAGAAGTCAGCGACTCCTCTCATACTGGCCGAGTCTACGTACCGTCGGCGCGTTCGGCCGGTGGCAATGGCGTCGTCACCACCGTACCGGTTCCCCGCACTCTGCGAGGAGGAGCCCGCGCGACGCTCCGCCAGGCAGTCATGCGGGACATGCGGCGCGTCGGCCGTGGCCAACTGCGTGGCACTGTGCTGCTGCCCGTGCGCCGTGGTGAGCTGCTTCACGCTGGCGCTCGTCAAGGCGCCCTACGTGGCCGGCCGGCGATGGGTCAGGCGCGCCAAGACGCGGCGTATCAGCAGGGGCGTGCTGCGGAAGACGAGGCGCGTCCGGGACCTGGACGACCAGCTGTACCAGGTGGAGGGGCTGGGCGGCAGTGGCGGCGCCGCGCGGGCGAGCAAGGAGGGGGACTGGGGCGGGATGGGCCGGACTGCCGCCTCGGGTTGGTGGGAGAACACCAATGATGTAAATTTGCTCGGGGATGGCAGGATGAGGGTGAGCGTGACGGAGAAGGCGTGGATGGAGATGTACGACGTCGGCCACTGGGGCTTCGGCCGGCTGTCCTTCTCGCGGGCCAGAGAGGCCGCGCCCGCCGTGCAGGTGGTCAGGGACGACCGAGAGCCCCAAGAGGATGGCACTGTTGCTGCGGGGCGGTGACAGAGTTCGTGCGGCATGCCACGCCTTGCTAATTGTTTTGTGCTATAAGCTTTCTTGCGCGCGGTGAGATTGTGTGTGGTTTGTACGGAAATACGGAATGGACAGCTTGTTGGTGATCGACAAGAACCGCTATTTGAAGAGGAAATAAACCCTGAGATTGTAGAGGCGGACGCAAATAAACCCTCACCTTCAAATCCCTGAAGTCTGTACCCTGACCTCTCTAATCCCGGTCTATCTGAACCCTAGATACGTTTGGCACACCGGGAAAAGCACAATCCTGGCCAGGATCTCGCTTCTCTCATTGGCGTACGTGTACGCGTACTTGCAGACGCACATGAGGATCGCTTACCTACACGCGCACTGCTGGCGACGTCGTGGCCGTGTCCTTCCCAGTCTCTGCTGCATTGGCCCGGCACTTGCACCCCAGCAGAGGCCATTCCCAGCAGTGCGCCCAGCTTGAGCACAGGAGAGTAGCACAAGATGGCAGCCACCAGACGACGACCATAGACCCAGAGTCTGGCAGTCAATACATGGCGACGTTCTTCTTGTTTGAGGCCAAGCTAGTGCAGGAGCTCCAGGCACGGTTGCAAATGGAGGGCCTTCTGATTATTTTGCTCACTATTGTGTTGTTGTGCATTAGCACAGAGCACAACTAGGAGAGTGTCACCATGTGTGAGTTTAGCTTGTAGCATGTGCGTGTAGGAAGTTTGCCTCTTTCTATGCGCGCCGCGGCGGCGAGAGCACAAACAGTAGCAGTATGCGgcggcgagcagcagcagcagtacatGCTGCTGACAGCATTACGCGGCGCCGGCGAGCGGCACCAAAAGTACGGGCGTTGATGAGATGGGCTCACTTCGTCGACCAGGGCACCAACCTCGCCACCTTCCGTCTCCTTCAAGCGGGCCAGACTCGTAGTGGACCTCACGAAGTTTAGGGAAGACCAAGCCGCCCAGGCCGCCGCCGGCGGTACCCCCATCACCACCATTGCCGACGCTGTCCGCGGGTTGGACGGCTGGACGAGGAGCTTGAGAGGCGCCTGGAGGGCGTCGCCAAGCAGCTGCTCCCGCTCGTGGAGGTTGCCGTAGCAGGGGTCTTCTGCCCAGGAGAGCAGGTCCGTGCCCGGGAGCAGACACCTTGACCGCCAGCCACGCCTAGCCACACTTGGGACTGAGGAAGATACTGGGGATAGCATGTGACAGATGGGCCCATGTAGTAAGTGACAGTAGAAATCAATCCCGGCTGGGATCAAGCCTTTCGTACGTATTACACCAAAAAGGATTTTACTCATACAGGGTCTGAATTGACCGGGATCTATAAATATGGGGTACCAACTTCAGAGATTTAGAGGTGAGGGTTTATTCCCGCCAACCTCTACAATCTCAGGGTTTATTTTAGACTTCACTCCTATTTAAACTAAATCGCAAGGGAACCGAAGCGATCAGACGATTCATGGGGCGCTGTCTTGATGCACCAACCCGCCAATACGGCTAGATCTGGCGGCGTGAGACAGAGAAAGAGGGCCCGATCAGACTGAAACACGCCAGCCAGTTAAGTCTTAGCCGCGTCCAATAGTCGCGGCTAGACATCGACCTTGCGGACGCTTTGTCAAGCAGACGCTGAATTTTCACTCTTCACAGTTTTCTGATGCTCCACAGAAGCCCCAAATACTTTCAGGGCCATTGAGCAGTGGTGCCTCCAAAAACACCCCAGAACATCATCCAAGTTTGTTCCATCACATCTAATGGGGTAGACCGTGCACTTGTCCAGGTTCACCTTCAGTCACGACACTTCTTCAAAATAGCGCAGAATCTCCTTTATCACCTTGACTTCACTCCTTATTCGATTGACAAAAACAACATCTCCGTCCGCGTAGAAACTGGCCCCTAATCTTGCAGCTCTCGGAGTGGGCGGAGTAAGTATTCCCCTTTGCGCTACCATCGCAAGCATGCGTTGCAGCGGCTCCATTGCTAAGATAAAGAGCACCGGGGACAAGGGGTCCCCTTGCCTCACCCCTCTCTTATGTCGGAAGGGCTTTCCGGGAATGCCATTCAGAAGAACCCTTGACGTTGAGGATGCCGTAATTAGTGAAATTAGATCACACCACCTCTGTCCAAATCCAAATGCCTTCATTACCTTCATCATGTAGGGCCATCCAATAGAGTCAAAAGCTTTTGTAACGTCAAGCTTCATGGAGACGAGCAGGTGTTTCGTCGTGTGAGCATCTTTTATGAAATCATTTACATACAGAAAATTGCTTTCTATGCACCCTCTTATATATGAACACACTTCCACATGGAGATATTAGCTCTTTCAAAGAAGGTGTGAGCCTATTTGCCAAATTTTACAAAGGATTTTCGCCATGCTGTGCATCAAGCTGATAGGTCTAAGGTCAGATGCCATGTCAAAACCCTCCTTCTTCGGCATTAAAACCAAATTCGTCGTGTTTAGAAGATGCCAGGAATTCCCCCTGATTTGATGGATTTGACTCATAGCTCAGATAAGGTCTTTTTTGACAATTTCCTAGCAGCTCCTGTAAAATGCAGCAATGAATCCATCTGAGATGGGTGCCTTCTCAGGATGACATGCAGAAACTGCATCCTTTAGCTTCTCCAAAGATAAAGCCTCGTCAAGAGCCTGCAAATCAAGGCGTGGGAGTTGCAACCTGTCAATTTAGCTCCCCATAGGTATCTAAGGGGGCACTCATCAAAGAACTGAAGTGGTGTCATAAAATTGCCAGGTTTTTTTCTCATGATTGGTTGTCTCCTGGGCCTCTCAAGACTGGAACATGGTTTTTCCGATGCCTCCCATTTCCCCTTAGATGGAAGAACTTTGTGTTTGCATCATCTTCTTTTATCCTTGTTAATCTAGATctcttctgtcaggaccccgatcctatgccacaccgatctagcatgtaacacctcatatccctttgcggcctcacgcacggtattcccacgggagtcgccttaccaggcccgggaccgtttgcgccttttggctcacgtatatgatagtgtcgctagcatccatatgacaaagaacccgggctgacatggctagtcgtaaatccaaagtggcactaatttacagggataggcatacatgacccaacaacgaacgtgtcggtcatcagcgagtgaatccgggctgtagcaactgggttagcagaactccggtaaaccgggctgtagcaggctaacaggactccgatagacatcgcgtgacatttcctcgaagggacagacacaggaacgaagaaggacacatgccggccaacctaagtgttccggatcagtagcaagctaccagggctcagtggaagcactaggagacatttcggctaccaaggataaacaactagatagtcagaccccacacataccaagcatttcgatAACATACacaaatatgctcgatatgtgcaaatacaacatggcatcacaacatgactctacaactcaagtattttattcaataggcttcgaagagcgagatattacaaacatgggtctctcgacccaacattcagagcatacaagtctaagcacatgcggaagcttaacatgtctgagtacagacatctatatatgaaaaaggccgagaagcctgactatctaccagatcctgccgagggcacaagatcgtagctgaggtaacaagctaaacgtcgaagtccacgtggaactactagtgagactgaagtctctctacaaaaacataaattaagcaaacgtgagtacaaatgtacccagcaggacttacatcagaactagctacatatgcatcaatgtcaacaaaggggatggtggagtttaactgcagcaagccagcttt contains:
- the LOC119281345 gene encoding uncharacterized protein LOC119281345; translation: MASSPPYRFPALCEEEPARRSARQSCGTCGASAVANCVALCCCPCAVVSCFTLALVKAPYVAGRRWVRRAKTRRISRGVLRKTRRVRDLDDQLYQVEGLGGSGGAARASKEGDWGGMGRTAASGWWENTNDVNLLGDGRMRVSVTEKAWMEMYDVGHWGFGRLSFSRAREAAPAVQVVRDDREPQEDGTVAAGR